The window GCGGAGGGTGCTGTTACGAACATTGCCCAGGAGCCTTGCTGTTGCGGCCTGCCGCCGGGAGAGGCAGGGCAGAAAGAATCCGTCAGTCCTGAGCCTCTCATTCGTTATCTCAGCGGCTGCATTATCTGCGGCGAGGAGTTGGTCTATCAAAGCGATAGCGGCAGCGATGCTTCCTGCTATTTCTGTGGAGCAGTAACCACCACGCCCTGTTCCTGTACTGCCGGGCATTATGTCTGCGACAGATGCCACCAACAGGGAGGTCTGGAGATCATCCACTCGGTGTGCCTGAACAGTACAGAAAAGGACATGATCGCCCTGATGGTTCGCATCCGGAACCATCCCTCCGTGCCCATGCACGGGCCGGAGCACCATGCTATGGTCTCCGGAATTATTCTTGCTGCCTATCGCAATAATGGGGGCAAGATCAGTCAGGATATTATCTCCACCGGGATAGATCGAGGCAGTAATGTACCCGGCGGTGCCTGTGGCTTTTGGGGCTGCTGCGGTGCAGCTGTCGGGGCGGGTATTGCCGCCTCCTTGATTCTGGAGGCAACGCCGCTCAAGGCAGGTGAACGTCAGGAGGCCTTGTCCTTTACCGCTCGGATTTTGGCCGAGATTGCCGGTATGAAGGGAGGGCGTTGCTGTCAGCGGGATTCCTGGCTGGCCCTGACCCATGCTTCCCGGCTTTCAGAGGAGTTCTTTGGGTTGTCCTTGCCTGCGGAGGGTATTCTCCGTTGTGGTCAGTATGAAAAGAACCGGGAATGCATGTTCGCAGATTGTCCATTATGGGAAGATCGGGAGTGGAAAGAGCGAGGTTGGATGGGAGGGCGGGTCAAAGGCGAGACCCTGCCCGTGATCTCTTAACGTTCCTCAATAAGAATGTGCATATCTTTGCCTTCCTGGGCATGAAGGATAGCATCGCCAGCCTCTGCTGCGACCTGATCATGCCCCCGGACGTTTGAGGGAGGGAAGACAACCGTTACCTTTTTGCCGGTGGAAAGGCGCTCTATGCTGATAAGTTTTTGCTTGAGGCTGCTGTCTAGCTCAAGGAATGTTTTATCTGTTTTGTCCGTATATCCCTCCATAAAGAAGTCATAGACTAAACTGGTGCATAAGGCCGGGCCGTGGATGATTTTGAAATCGCCCTTGACCGGGGTGCTGTCCTTGTAGAGGATGGGCAGGGCCACCTGGAGTGCCTTATAGGCCCGGGCAGAACCGGGGCAGAGATAGCCGTCTGCCTCAATCAGGTCCGTGAAACTATATGACTTGATCGCACCTTTATCCTGCACCACAATAGGTGCTAGGGTTTTCTGCCATGCTGTGGGGTCCCAGCCCCAGAGTGATTGACCGGACTGACGCATCTTTTCCTGCATCATCTTCCGCATCTTAAAGCGAAACATGTATTCAGAGTCCTGTCCAGGGGCCGCACTGCTCTTCGGTTCAGCAAGAGGGCCAGCGAGCTGGGTGTTCATCTGCGTTTTTGCCGTCATATTTTTTGCCCTGTTGGCCTGGATCATCTCCTGCTGTTTTTGCTGGATGAAAGAAAGGTTATCTTGGGGCTGGGCCTGGACAAGGGGCGGGCAAAGAAATGTGGAACAGAGCAGTATGTGCAGAAGATATTTGTTCATAGGGCTACCGTGCAGCTTGGGTTGAGGGATGATGAGCGCGGATAAGCGGCGCTATTCTGGGCTGTTCGTCTTGAGCTGTTCTTTGCATTGATGGCAGAGTGCTGTAAGATAAGGGTACTCTGCTGTGGCAGTTTTCGCAAGCAGGCTCTGGAGAGAGCTGAGAGCCGGGGAAAGGTATTGCCGGAAAAAGGGTTTGCCCCGTTGCTGGCTGAGAAAGGCAAAGGCGCCCAGGATTTGGAGATTACGTTGCAGGGCCAGGAGCAGATATTCCTGCCGGAATTGGGAACGGTCGTAGGGAAGCAGCTCGGTGAGAGCGTCCAGGTAATGCTCCAGCAGCTCTTCCTGAAACGGGGTGGGCAGGGATGCATAGGGGTCGATAAGTAGGGAGGCAAGGTCATAGGCCAAGGGGCCTTGGCGGCCAGCCTGGTAGTCGATAAAACGGACCCGACTGTCCTGGATCATGATGTTACGGCTCTGGAAATCCCGATGGAGGAAAAAGGTGGAATCGGCTTGGGAGGCTCTGTCTGCCAGGGCATGGAATTCCTGGGTGATTCTTTCTTCATCAATCTCCAGCTGGAGGAAATCTCGGCACAGCGCCCGGAGGAAATAACCGGATTCCCGTTCCAGCATGAGGGCACGGTCATAGCGCGGGGTGTCCCAGCACCAATCTGGATTAAATCCTTTCTTGCACCGTACCTGCATCCGGGCAAGTTCGCTGACTGTCTGGCGATAGAGCCGGATGACCTGCTCCGAATTTACTCCCTCCTTCTGCATTAGGTCGTGCAGTCGTTGTTCTCCCAAATCCTCACAGACCAGCAAGCCCGTCTCTTCCTCAAAGCCGTACAGCTCTGGGACCGGAGCGCCCGTAGCAAAGAGGTGCCTGCCAATATGCCAGCCGGAGATGGCCTCTTTCAGTCCGACCGCATCATCAGGGGGTGGAGCAATGGCCACGGCTGTTCTGCCATCTTCCTGGTGAATGCGGCAGAACTGGCGCAGGGAGCCGTCCGGGGTCAGGGGGCTGATGCGGATCTTGTCTTGTGGCCAGGCCTCACCTGCATTGTCTGCGGTGCTGAGAAGTTGGCAGGCAGTTGCTATGAAATCGTTGTTCATGAGGTTGCTTGTAGGGGTAAAGAAAGAAAGTCGGGACGGAAAGTCTGCTGCTGGAATACTTCAAGGGAGAGTGGGGCTCTCTCAAAGTTCATACAGTTGGAGTTCTGTAGCTTGAGCTATCAACTGAAAATCTCTATCGTTATGAAGGAGAAAGAGTTGGTGTTCCAAAGCTGTCTGTGCGATTAGGCAGTCAATAGTACTGCGTATAGTTATTCCTTTTCTTCGGCAAGTAAAATAGATTTCCGCTGCCTCGGCATAGGATATGAGTGGATCTTTTGGGTGGTAGAAAATCTGTGTAGAAAGGTACTCCTTCAGTGTGTCGTATTCTTTTTCTGTTTTCGCTCCTTGCAAAACTTCCTGATAGATTACCGAGGTGATACCGAATGGTATTTCCTGTTGTATAATTTCGCGAAAAACGCGAACCGCTCCATTATCATTCCCTTTGAAGAGGTCGATAAGTACCGATGTATCTGCAAGAATCATTTGTCTTTTCGCATGGCTTTATGATCGTATCCTGTCTGGAATTTTATTTTTCCGGCGAGTTCAAGCAGGTTGAGCCGTTTTCTTGCCGCAGCGAATTCTTTAAGAGCAAAAGCCACGGCATCATTTTCGGAAGTCAGGCCACTCAGCCTGACAGCTTCTCGGATTAATTCATTATCAAGTAAGACATTCGTGCGCATGCTTAACCTTCTTGTACAGGTTGTCGGGTGGATCAAACGGATGAAAAAGACGAGAAACGAGAATAAAACAAGTTAGAATGATTATCGCCACTCGCGTAATAATATGATACCGTTGTTCCATTTGCCCTACAAGCGTTATTTTGGGCAGCTCTTGGAGCTGGATACCGGATTTTCACCGTTACAATGATTGCAGGAGGAAAAGCATGGCGCTGGAAGTGTTAACCTTTGTTAAATCATCCTGGATAAAGCCGCTGTGGAAGCAGCTTGGGCGGATGACCGGAGAGCGAAAAAAGGAGTTGGACCGTCTGCGGGATGAGTTTGTTGATCCTGAGCAGCTCCGGGGGCTGTACATCGAGCCCTATCTCCAGGACCGTAATCCGGCGGACAGCCATCAGGATGACTTGGTTTCAGCGGCCCAGCAGCTGGCCTTTGAGCGAATCAACGGCTTCTTTCGTGGGGAGCTACCGTTGGAAAAGGATGGCCGTCACCAGATGTTCATTCTCTCTGATGCTGGCATGGGCAAGACCTCCTTGTTGCTCATGATCAAGCTCATGCATTTGACCAATTTCTGGCCGACCAGGATTAACTGTGCCTTGTTTAAGCTGGGCGAGGATACCCTGGAACGGGTGCAGGCTCTGCCCAAAAAGGGCGAGACTATACTCCTGCTGGATGCGTTGGATGAAGATCCCAAGGCCTGGAAGCGGATTAAGGAACGCCTGTTGGAGCTCTTGCAGGCCAGTGAGGACTTTCGGCGGGTGGTTATCTCCAGCCGCACGCAGTTCTTCCCGGAAATGGAGCCGGATCGGCTCGGTCGACCGGAGATCAAGGTGCTGTCCGGCTATCATTGCCCGGTGCTCTATCTTTCTCCCTTTAACGATGAACAGGTGCAGGAGTTCATTGAGAGGAAGTTACCTCTGCGTTGGTATCATTTCAGTTTTCAGTTTTCAATATGGACAGGTGAAAAAGGACCGCGAAAAGGCGGTTTGTCTGCTCGGGCATATGCAGGATTTGCGCATGCGGCCTATGCTTTTGCAGCATATCGACAAGCTCCTTGCAGCGGAGTGCAAGCAGGAGTGGAATGCCTACACGGTGTACGAGGCCTTGGTTGATGAGTGGCTGGATCGTGAGGTGCGTAAACTGCGGAAGTGGGGTGGCCGACGGATACCCGGGCGTAAGGAACTCTTCCAGGCCTGCCTGCGGATTGCGGAGCGGATGCAGCGGCTGGGGACCCGGATTATATCGGAGGATGCCTTGAAGGCGCTGATTGGTGAGAATGAGAACATTGCCTGGCTGGAGAAGTTTGAATTGGGCGGGCGTTCTTTGCTGAATCGTAATTCTGACCGGGCCTTTCGTTTCAGTCATTATACTATTCAGGAGTTTCTGCTGGCTTGGGGGGTGGTGAATGAACAGCTTACCGGGAAGGAGCTGTTACGGGCTACAGACCAGTTGGTTCGGTTCATTGTATTGGCGCAATATCTCCAGAAGTGTCAGTGCTATATTGATTTTTCAGGGTTTAACTTGCAAGGGTATGTTGACTCGTATGGAGTGTTGTCTTTCCAGGATAGGTTGAGCAATGGAGTTCAGGGGGCAGAAGTGGTCATGCTACCCGGTGGGCATTTTCAGATGGGGGATGAGGAAAATGGTCCGATACATAAGGTGGAGTTAGATAGCTTTGCCATTGGTCGCTACCCGGTGACCTTTGCGGAATACGATGTTTTTTGTGAGGTGAACGAGCGAGAGAAACCGGATGATGAGGGTTGGGGGAGAGGGCATCGACCAGTAATCAATGTCAGCTGGCAGGATGCGGTAGATTACTGCCATTGGTTGAGCCTGGAAACCGGGCAGACCTATCGTCTGCCTACCGAGGCAGAGTGGGAATACGCCTGTCGGGCTGGCTCTGAATCGGCTTGGTGTTTTGGTGACGATGAGGCCTTGCTAGGAGAATATGCCTGGTACGAGAAGAATTCCGATATGAAGACGCACCCGGTCGGAGGAAGGGAGACCAATGCTTGGGG is drawn from Candidatus Electrothrix aestuarii and contains these coding sequences:
- a CDS encoding PIN domain nuclease; this translates as MILADTSVLIDLFKGNDNGAVRVFREIIQQEIPFGITSVIYQEVLQGAKTEKEYDTLKEYLSTQIFYHPKDPLISYAEAAEIYFTCRRKGITIRSTIDCLIAQTALEHQLFLLHNDRDFQLIAQATELQLYEL
- a CDS encoding phosphotransferase, giving the protein MNNDFIATACQLLSTADNAGEAWPQDKIRISPLTPDGSLRQFCRIHQEDGRTAVAIAPPPDDAVGLKEAISGWHIGRHLFATGAPVPELYGFEEETGLLVCEDLGEQRLHDLMQKEGVNSEQVIRLYRQTVSELARMQVRCKKGFNPDWCWDTPRYDRALMLERESGYFLRALCRDFLQLEIDEERITQEFHALADRASQADSTFFLHRDFQSRNIMIQDSRVRFIDYQAGRQGPLAYDLASLLIDPYASLPTPFQEELLEHYLDALTELLPYDRSQFRQEYLLLALQRNLQILGAFAFLSQQRGKPFFRQYLSPALSSLQSLLAKTATAEYPYLTALCHQCKEQLKTNSPE
- a CDS encoding formylglycine-generating enzyme family protein, which codes for MRPMLLQHIDKLLAAECKQEWNAYTVYEALVDEWLDREVRKLRKWGGRRIPGRKELFQACLRIAERMQRLGTRIISEDALKALIGENENIAWLEKFELGGRSLLNRNSDRAFRFSHYTIQEFLLAWGVVNEQLTGKELLRATDQLVRFIVLAQYLQKCQCYIDFSGFNLQGYVDSYGVLSFQDRLSNGVQGAEVVMLPGGHFQMGDEENGPIHKVELDSFAIGRYPVTFAEYDVFCEVNEREKPDDEGWGRGHRPVINVSWQDAVDYCHWLSLETGQTYRLPTEAEWEYACRAGSESAWCFGDDEALLGEYAWYEKNSDMKTHPVGGRETNAWGLHDMHGNVWEWCQDWYNSGYYAECQKQGVVKNPQGALKSDEPGGDRVIRGGSWLDLARDCRSAYRRRRGPDYRFGILGFRCARVQGEPGKKPEAE
- a CDS encoding type II toxin-antitoxin system VapB family antitoxin, coding for MRTNVLLDNELIREAVRLSGLTSENDAVAFALKEFAAARKRLNLLELAGKIKFQTGYDHKAMRKDK